The Siniperca chuatsi isolate FFG_IHB_CAS linkage group LG12, ASM2008510v1, whole genome shotgun sequence genome has a segment encoding these proteins:
- the LOC122885754 gene encoding pyridoxal kinase-like isoform X1 — MECRVLSIQSHVVRGYVGNKSATFPLQVLGFEVDSINSVQFSNHTGYAHWRGQVLKAEELNVLYEGIKLNKVNHYDYILTGYSRDTSFLEMVVDIIQELKEANPRLIYVCDPVMGDHGAMYVPEYLLPVYRDKVVPLADILTPNQFEAELLTGRKINTEEDAFEVMDLLHKMGPETVVLTSTDLPSKHGDQFLVALGSQKIVIDITVLCVLTVVKPDGSNTSQNICMDIPKVDAVFVGTGDLFAALLLAWTHHHPKDLKAACEKTVSVMHHVIKRTIAYANEMAGPGKRPSPAQLELRMVQSKADIENPAIVVEAKVLQKSSH, encoded by the exons ATGGAGTGTCGTGTGTTGTCCATTCAGAGTCATGTTGTCAGGGGATACGTCGGGAACAAGTCGGCAACGTTTCCGCTGCAG GTGTTGGGCTTTGAAGTGGACTCTATCAACTCTGTGCAGTTCTCCAATCACACAG GCTATGCCCATTGGAGAGGGCAAGTACTGAAAGCAGAGGAGCTAAATGTGCTATATGAGGGCATTAAGCTCAATAAGGTGAACCACTATGACTACATCCTCACAG GGTACAGCAGGGACACGTCCTTCCTGGAGATGGTGGTTGACATTATTCAGGAGCTGAAGGAGGCCAATCCCAGACTGATATATG TTTGTGATCCTGTTATGGGAGACCACGGTGCTATG TACGTTCCAGAGTATCTGCTGCCAGTCTACAGGGACAAAGTAGTGCCTTTGGCCGACATCCTCACCCCCAACCAGTTTGAAGCAGA GTTATTAACTGGGAGGAAAATCAACACAGAGGAAGATGCTTTCGAG GTGATGGACTTGCTTCATAAAATGGGTCCAGAGACCGTGGTCCTCACTAGTACAGACCTGCCCTCAAAACATGGGGACCAGTTCCTGGTGGCCCTTGGGAGCCAAAAAATAG TGATTGATATCACTGTCCTGTGTGTCCTCACTGTAGTGAAACCAGATGGGTCCAACACCAGTCAGAATATCTGCATGGACATCCCCAAAGTCGATGCTGTATTTGTGGGGACAGGAGACCTGTTTGCTGCCTTGTTGCTAGCCTGGACTCACCATCACCCCAAAGACCTGAAG GCTGCCTGTGAAAAGACTGTTTCAGTCATGCACCATGTCATTAAGAGGACCATTGCTTACGCCAATG AGATGGCTGGCCCTGGGAAAAGGCCCAGTCCCGCACAGCTGGAGCTGAGGATGGTTCAGAGCAAAGCCGACATCGAGAATCCTGCCATCGTAGTGGAAGCTAAGGTTTTACAGAAGTCCTCACACTGA
- the LOC122885754 gene encoding pyridoxal kinase-like isoform X2, with the protein MECRVLSIQSHVVRGYVGNKSATFPLQVLGFEVDSINSVQFSNHTGYAHWRGQVLKAEELNVLYEGIKLNKVNHYDYILTGYSRDTSFLEMVVDIIQELKEANPRLIYVCDPVMGDHGAMYVPEYLLPVYRDKVVPLADILTPNQFEAELLTGRKINTEEDAFEVMDLLHKMGPETVVLTSTDLPSKHGDQFLVALGSQKIVKPDGSNTSQNICMDIPKVDAVFVGTGDLFAALLLAWTHHHPKDLKAACEKTVSVMHHVIKRTIAYANEMAGPGKRPSPAQLELRMVQSKADIENPAIVVEAKVLQKSSH; encoded by the exons ATGGAGTGTCGTGTGTTGTCCATTCAGAGTCATGTTGTCAGGGGATACGTCGGGAACAAGTCGGCAACGTTTCCGCTGCAG GTGTTGGGCTTTGAAGTGGACTCTATCAACTCTGTGCAGTTCTCCAATCACACAG GCTATGCCCATTGGAGAGGGCAAGTACTGAAAGCAGAGGAGCTAAATGTGCTATATGAGGGCATTAAGCTCAATAAGGTGAACCACTATGACTACATCCTCACAG GGTACAGCAGGGACACGTCCTTCCTGGAGATGGTGGTTGACATTATTCAGGAGCTGAAGGAGGCCAATCCCAGACTGATATATG TTTGTGATCCTGTTATGGGAGACCACGGTGCTATG TACGTTCCAGAGTATCTGCTGCCAGTCTACAGGGACAAAGTAGTGCCTTTGGCCGACATCCTCACCCCCAACCAGTTTGAAGCAGA GTTATTAACTGGGAGGAAAATCAACACAGAGGAAGATGCTTTCGAG GTGATGGACTTGCTTCATAAAATGGGTCCAGAGACCGTGGTCCTCACTAGTACAGACCTGCCCTCAAAACATGGGGACCAGTTCCTGGTGGCCCTTGGGAGCCAAAAAATAG TGAAACCAGATGGGTCCAACACCAGTCAGAATATCTGCATGGACATCCCCAAAGTCGATGCTGTATTTGTGGGGACAGGAGACCTGTTTGCTGCCTTGTTGCTAGCCTGGACTCACCATCACCCCAAAGACCTGAAG GCTGCCTGTGAAAAGACTGTTTCAGTCATGCACCATGTCATTAAGAGGACCATTGCTTACGCCAATG AGATGGCTGGCCCTGGGAAAAGGCCCAGTCCCGCACAGCTGGAGCTGAGGATGGTTCAGAGCAAAGCCGACATCGAGAATCCTGCCATCGTAGTGGAAGCTAAGGTTTTACAGAAGTCCTCACACTGA